The Acidimicrobiia bacterium genome contains a region encoding:
- a CDS encoding pilus assembly protein yields MSERGSAAVEFALVIPAIVLVVLAVTEVVVVARTQLELAQAAREGVRVAAIAADPAEAVSATRGALGELASDASITVDRPFVVGESATVVIRLPVRVFGLPITLQADAAMRVES; encoded by the coding sequence ATGAGTGAGCGCGGTTCGGCAGCCGTCGAGTTCGCACTCGTCATTCCGGCCATTGTGCTGGTGGTGCTCGCCGTGACCGAGGTGGTGGTCGTCGCCCGGACCCAACTCGAGCTTGCTCAAGCAGCTCGGGAGGGGGTTCGGGTGGCGGCTATCGCCGCCGACCCGGCTGAGGCGGTGTCCGCCACCCGAGGGGCCCTCGGTGAATTGGCATCCGACGCCTCGATCACCGTTGATCGGCCGTTCGTGGTGGGCGAATCGGCGACGGTCGTTATCCGTTTGCCGGTCCGGGTGTTCGGCCTACCGATCACATTGCAGGCCGATGCCGCCATGCGCGTCGAGTCGTGA
- a CDS encoding DUF4244 domain-containing protein — protein MLQVIRSRVFAGDRGQGTVEYVLVILAAAAIALALIGWMSSDGLISNLFSSVLSKVVGFVKG, from the coding sequence ATGCTGCAAGTAATTCGCTCACGGGTCTTCGCCGGAGATCGGGGCCAGGGAACGGTGGAGTACGTTCTCGTCATATTGGCCGCCGCTGCCATCGCGTTGGCTTTGATCGGATGGATGAGTTCGGATGGTCTCATTTCGAACCTGTTCTCCTCGGTCTTGAGCAAAGTTGTCGGGTTCGTCAAGGGATGA
- a CDS encoding type II secretion system F family protein, producing MTAALVLAAVLGWEPLRVRFGIRYSVGVGATLGLLAVSPVVLGLVALGGFGGIVVNRAVRTRRDRQRAEHDVAVFARGLYVAVNAGLSLSSACSVASVGLCDAVATDVRSLLRAARRDGMALALSEAEGPCCRLFAVLARSHTTGASIGDAIAGFVEEQREARRLKVTEAARRLPVKLTVPLALLILPGFVVLTVGPSVLESGRRLLGPVFPLP from the coding sequence ATGACCGCCGCACTTGTTCTGGCTGCCGTCCTCGGGTGGGAGCCGCTCCGGGTTCGCTTCGGAATCAGATATTCCGTGGGTGTCGGCGCGACTCTCGGTCTGTTGGCTGTGTCGCCCGTCGTCCTTGGTCTGGTCGCGCTAGGGGGATTCGGCGGAATCGTGGTGAACAGGGCGGTCCGAACCCGCCGGGATCGGCAGCGAGCAGAACACGACGTTGCTGTGTTCGCCCGTGGGCTGTACGTGGCAGTCAATGCCGGTCTGTCTCTGTCGTCGGCGTGTTCGGTGGCAAGCGTCGGGCTGTGCGATGCGGTCGCCACCGACGTCCGGTCGTTGCTGCGAGCCGCCCGACGCGACGGGATGGCTCTGGCCCTCTCGGAGGCGGAAGGTCCCTGTTGCCGCTTGTTCGCGGTCCTGGCCAGGTCGCACACCACTGGGGCCAGCATCGGCGATGCCATCGCCGGATTTGTCGAGGAGCAGCGCGAAGCTCGCCGCCTCAAGGTGACCGAGGCAGCCCGCCGATTGCCGGTGAAACTCACCGTGCCACTGGCGTTGCTCATCCTTCCTGGGTTTGTCGTGTTGACGGTCGGCCCGTCCGTCCTTGAATCGGGGCGGCGGTTGCTCGGACCGGTATTTCCGCTCCCATGA
- a CDS encoding type II secretion system F family protein: MAVVLVLVAIAVGAEWRPRSRDRWRTSTTRLTALQRTNAEARFLAGMASELRAGAALRGAFEAAADRAPELQLGSLVRLSAVGVPISDLADGVAAKLAQNGMATAAAIRVAGETGGGTASMFESLAQVAAEDRALYRELRAATAQAKVSSLVVGGLPVLFLMWQAVTGRLGELASTGLGVGILSLGLALLGAGAVTVGVLLRGAVR; this comes from the coding sequence ATGGCTGTCGTCCTCGTACTAGTTGCGATCGCGGTTGGCGCCGAATGGCGTCCCCGGTCCCGGGACCGTTGGCGGACATCGACGACGCGGCTTACTGCGCTTCAGCGAACGAATGCCGAGGCGCGATTTCTGGCTGGCATGGCTTCGGAATTACGGGCCGGGGCGGCGTTGCGAGGGGCATTCGAAGCGGCTGCAGACCGCGCGCCTGAGCTGCAACTGGGGTCGCTGGTGCGGTTGTCGGCGGTGGGAGTCCCGATCTCCGATCTGGCAGATGGAGTGGCCGCCAAACTCGCTCAGAACGGGATGGCCACCGCGGCCGCCATCAGAGTGGCGGGTGAGACGGGGGGCGGGACTGCCTCGATGTTCGAGAGCCTGGCCCAGGTAGCCGCCGAGGATCGTGCCCTATACCGGGAGCTGCGGGCAGCCACCGCTCAGGCAAAAGTGTCCTCGCTCGTGGTGGGGGGTCTGCCGGTTCTGTTCCTCATGTGGCAAGCCGTTACCGGTCGGCTAGGAGAACTCGCCTCGACCGGACTGGGAGTCGGGATCCTCAGCCTGGGGTTGGCCCTACTAGGGGCCGGTGCGGTGACCGTCGGCGTGCTGCTCCGTGGGGCCGTGCGATGA
- a CDS encoding CpaF family protein produces the protein MTGAVDRIVTRLLAEDIPLEKQVLQAAARRVAAEEAPLESDEVVVAAVDAILGLGPLERLLRDPLVTDVLVNGPSQVWVERAGSMSLTAVHFPDDAAVVASVERVLAPLGLRIDRASPTVDARLSDGSRLHAVIPPVAVDGPVVAVRRFTKAVQSLAELVASGSAPVEVADLLREAVLGRKNLVISGGTGAGKTTLLNVLSTEIPASQRIVTVEDAAELELAGHVVRLEARPPNAEGAGEISLQQLVRSALRLRPDRIIVGEVRGPEALDMIWALNTGHDGSMSTVHANSPAEALWRLETLAMSGERRVGEAAVRRQMMSAIDVVVQVARVAGERRVVEVSDVGDDGVETRWLSSSY, from the coding sequence ATGACCGGTGCCGTGGATCGGATTGTGACCCGGCTGCTGGCCGAAGACATCCCGCTTGAGAAACAGGTTCTGCAGGCGGCTGCCCGGCGGGTGGCGGCCGAAGAAGCGCCACTCGAATCCGACGAGGTCGTGGTGGCGGCAGTCGATGCGATTCTCGGCTTAGGACCGCTCGAACGCCTACTCCGCGATCCGCTCGTCACCGACGTGCTCGTCAATGGGCCATCTCAGGTGTGGGTGGAACGAGCTGGATCAATGTCGCTGACCGCGGTCCACTTTCCGGACGATGCCGCGGTGGTGGCTTCCGTCGAGCGGGTCCTGGCGCCGCTCGGCCTCCGGATTGACCGCGCTTCCCCCACGGTTGATGCCCGGCTGTCTGACGGGTCCCGACTCCACGCGGTCATTCCTCCCGTGGCCGTCGACGGTCCGGTCGTGGCCGTAAGACGGTTCACCAAAGCAGTCCAGAGCCTGGCCGAGCTCGTGGCTTCAGGGTCGGCTCCGGTCGAGGTGGCTGATCTGTTGAGAGAGGCGGTTCTCGGTCGAAAGAATCTGGTCATCTCGGGCGGTACCGGGGCAGGCAAGACCACGTTGCTCAATGTCCTTTCCACAGAGATCCCCGCTTCGCAACGAATCGTGACTGTCGAGGACGCCGCGGAGCTTGAGCTGGCCGGGCATGTTGTACGGCTTGAGGCTCGCCCACCGAACGCCGAGGGAGCAGGTGAGATATCGCTCCAACAGCTGGTCCGCTCCGCCCTCCGGCTCCGGCCCGACCGCATCATTGTCGGTGAGGTCCGGGGTCCAGAAGCTCTCGACATGATCTGGGCCCTTAACACGGGTCACGATGGCTCGATGTCCACGGTCCATGCCAACTCACCTGCCGAAGCGCTCTGGCGCCTTGAAACCCTGGCCATGTCCGGCGAGCGACGGGTGGGCGAGGCGGCCGTACGGCGACAGATGATGTCGGCCATTGACGTGGTTGTCCAGGTCGCCCGCGTCGCAGGAGAGCGACGGGTGGTCGAAGTTTCAGACGTTGGTGATGATGGAGTGGAAACTCGATGGCTGTCGTCCTCGTACTAG
- a CDS encoding HAD family hydrolase — MTGHSIHWRSTDMASGAAFFDLDKTIISKSSTLASGRPLYEAGMVNRRVLVRALIAQVVYKTFGADHDQLEKVKEQLANLTKGWDLAEVETVVDDTVHGVVAPHVYAEALDLIDSHKAAGRRVIIVSSSPVEIVRPIAHLLGVIDVIATTSKIVDGIYTGEVTFYAYGDSKASAMEEFAQREGVSLADSFAYSDSFTDVPMLEAVGHPVVVNPDKELREYAEERDWSIREFENGVSLRTRLAEMPKPGPAISGIALASAAGVALVTYLVRRRGRLV; from the coding sequence ATGACCGGGCACTCGATACACTGGAGATCGACAGATATGGCTTCAGGCGCTGCGTTTTTTGATCTTGATAAGACCATCATCTCGAAATCGTCGACTTTGGCATCCGGGCGGCCCCTCTACGAGGCCGGAATGGTCAACCGCCGTGTGCTCGTTCGAGCGTTGATAGCCCAGGTGGTCTACAAGACCTTTGGGGCCGATCACGACCAACTTGAGAAGGTCAAAGAACAACTGGCCAACCTGACCAAAGGCTGGGATCTCGCCGAAGTCGAAACCGTCGTCGATGACACCGTCCATGGGGTCGTCGCCCCACATGTCTACGCCGAGGCGCTCGACCTCATCGACTCGCACAAGGCGGCTGGCCGACGGGTCATCATTGTTTCATCAAGTCCCGTGGAGATCGTCCGGCCGATCGCCCACCTGCTCGGCGTTATCGATGTGATCGCGACGACATCCAAGATCGTCGACGGGATCTACACCGGCGAAGTTACCTTCTATGCCTACGGTGATTCCAAAGCGAGCGCAATGGAAGAGTTCGCACAGCGCGAAGGGGTCTCCCTCGCCGACTCATTTGCCTACTCAGATTCGTTCACAGACGTTCCCATGCTCGAAGCAGTCGGTCATCCGGTCGTCGTCAATCCCGACAAAGAGCTGCGCGAATATGCCGAAGAGCGAGATTGGTCCATCCGCGAATTTGAAAACGGCGTGAGCCTCAGAACCCGGTTGGCGGAGATGCCGAAACCTGGTCCGGCGATTTCCGGCATCGCCCTGGCATCGGCAGCGGGCGTAGCGCTGGTCACGTACCTGGTCAGACGCCGTGGGCGGTTGGTCTAA
- a CDS encoding NAD(P)-dependent oxidoreductase yields the protein MKIGFIGLGIMGSGMAHNLLRDGHELTVWNRTASRMGPLVDGGATPAVSAAEVAEFCDVVMICVSDTPDVEQVVLGDHGVLEGIRPGALVIDHSTISPSATLELAAAVEAKGASWLDAPVSGGSEGAAKGTLSIMIGGDAAQVERAMPYLKSVGQTITHVGAQGAGQLVKVVNQILVVGNQLAVSEALLVAEAGDLDLEKTLDAVKGGAAGSWMLSNRGPQMIVRDWRPGFTIDLQQKDLRLVLEAADNLGVPVLGTSLIFQLYRSLQTRGLGSEGNHALVKALEEMCGIYVGESPD from the coding sequence ATGAAAATCGGGTTTATTGGCCTTGGAATCATGGGCTCTGGAATGGCACACAATCTTCTTCGTGATGGACACGAGCTGACCGTGTGGAATCGGACCGCCAGTCGTATGGGTCCGCTGGTCGATGGGGGAGCCACTCCGGCGGTTTCGGCCGCAGAAGTTGCCGAGTTCTGCGACGTCGTCATGATCTGTGTATCGGACACTCCCGACGTCGAACAGGTGGTCCTGGGTGACCACGGTGTCCTTGAAGGGATCCGGCCTGGCGCTCTGGTTATCGACCACTCGACGATTTCTCCGTCAGCGACCCTGGAACTTGCCGCGGCTGTCGAGGCCAAGGGGGCATCCTGGTTGGACGCACCCGTTTCGGGAGGGAGCGAAGGCGCCGCCAAGGGCACGTTGTCGATCATGATCGGTGGTGATGCAGCGCAGGTCGAGCGGGCCATGCCATATCTCAAATCCGTCGGCCAGACCATCACGCACGTCGGTGCCCAGGGTGCTGGCCAACTCGTGAAGGTGGTCAATCAGATCCTGGTGGTTGGAAATCAACTGGCGGTCAGCGAAGCCCTACTCGTTGCTGAGGCCGGGGATCTCGACCTTGAAAAGACGCTGGATGCGGTGAAGGGCGGTGCGGCCGGCTCTTGGATGCTGTCGAACCGTGGCCCTCAGATGATCGTACGTGACTGGCGGCCCGGGTTCACCATTGACCTTCAACAGAAGGACTTGCGGTTGGTTCTCGAAGCGGCAGACAACCTCGGCGTGCCGGTCCTTGGAACATCACTCATCTTCCAGTTGTACCGGTCATTGCAGACGAGGGGTCTCGGTTCCGAGGGGAATCATGCCTTGGTCAAAGCGCTTGAGGAGATGTGCGGCATTTACGTGGGGGAATCGCCGGATTGA